In Humulus lupulus chromosome 6, drHumLupu1.1, whole genome shotgun sequence, a single genomic region encodes these proteins:
- the LOC133786152 gene encoding uncharacterized protein LOC133786152, giving the protein MDRHWINIPNKLSAEYAAGMNEFISVARHSMASNGMVLCPCCRCVNKKSQYMHVIKVHLITHGFLSTYTRWYHHGEQAEEVEDEGLFDTEDNVEDSDQRDDLAAGLHDAIGSKYFDIGPTSDFNDESPLNVDDKYDALFESLHKPLYNNCKGFSVLSVMVKLMNLKVLNKWTDKSFDGLLECLREILPEGNQCPGNYYQTRKLLCEVGLGYEQIDVCQYDCALFYGENANAVSCPVRKNEAGILRHPADGDAWKHFNNVYLDFAADSRSVRMGLASDGFNPLSNMTSTYSPKSPGKDYDVFLKPLIEDLKELWDGVNAYDLVNMVNAYTRSRRITDKQCFMGHRCYLKRNHSWRKSKEYDGSTELRCPPRTFTGDDILKQLEEIPIHTPGKAPSNSSRKRKRGEKELNWCKRSVLFELSYWSKLLLRHNLDVMHIEKNVCDNIIGTLLDIEGKSKDNLKARKDLQNLNIREELWLKKDPSNNKLEKPYASYTLTREECKDFCKFIQSVRLPDGYASNISRCATDNDKLRGMKTHDWHVLLHKILPAALLPFLTDNIRGTLIELCQFFQKICAKTLQISDIEQLRDGIVIILCKLEKIFPPSFFTKMVHLCVHLPDQVLLGGPVASRWMFGTERHMDLYKKYVRNMSRPDGSIAEAFVVDDVVTFLSRYVSNIETRFTRPERNWDIPSPNHKLDVFNSNVRPFGASTIKLLQNWRKVVQWYILNNSVDDIQDFIDCWKKKVFQIQKLPYSTKNNFLLGLRIKCLKCEFKNHLLPMMICTIYLKVHLNGTTPTKVLSFVLDRKVFLFRCKWYNSNPKGRSIVVDHNLTSINTSTDWYSNEPFILATQAQQVFYLLDMKRGSNWRIVQKVNHRSIYDIPEIMEEAVNNDVFQEEESFQFPPFQPTEYFIESSSLVRLDVPSVTLSDQLVVDLFLNQNQNVDKDSDLDEDFDEGNIFCNNETFLSSDDTKSSTES; this is encoded by the exons ATGGATCGTCATTGGATAAATATTCCAAATAAACTTTCAGCAGAATATGCTGCTGGAATGAATGAATTCATTAGTGTTGCAAGACACTCCATGGCCTCTAATGGGATGGTTCTATGCCCTTGTTGTCGATGCGTGAATAAGAAATCACAATACATGCATGTGATAAAGGTGCACTTGATCACTCATGGATTTCTTAGTACTTACACAAGGTGGTATCACCATGGTGAGCAAGCAGAGGAAGTAGAAGATGAAGGATTATTCGATACCGAGGATAATGTTGAAGATTCAGATCAACGTGATGATTTGGCGGCAGGTCTTCATGATGCTATTGGTAGTAAGTATTTTGACATTGGTCCAACTAGTGACTTCAATGATGAATCTCCACTTAATGTGGATGACAAGTATGATGCATTGTTTGAGTCACTTCATAAGCCTTTGTACAATAATTGTAAAGGTTTCTCTGTCTTAAGCGTGATGGTGAAGTTGATGAATCTCAAAGTTCTTAACAAATGGACAGATAAATCATTCGACGGTCTTTTGGAGTGTTTGAGAGAGATATTGCCCGAGGGTAATCAGTGCCCAGGGAATTATTACCAGACGAGGAAGCTTCTTTGTGAGGTGGGCTTAGGCTATGAGCAAATTGATGTTTGTCAATACGATTGTGCATTGTTTTATGGTGAGAATGCAAATGCAGTGTCATGTCCT GTACGGAAAAATGAAGCTGGGATTTTACGTCATCCTGCTGATGGGGATGCTTGGAAGCATTTCaacaatgtttatcttgattttgCAGCTGATTCCAGGAGTGTACGAATGGGGTTGGCGTCAGATGGGTTTAACCCTTTGTCTAATATGACATCAACCTATA GTCCTAAATCTCCTGGAAAAGATTATGATGTGTTCTTGAAGCCATTAATTGAAGATCTTAAAGAGTTATGGGATGGAGTCAATGCATATGATTTGGTCAATATGGTCAATGCAT ATACAAGATCTAGAAGAATTACTGACAAACAATGTTTCATGGGACATCGATGTTATTTGAAAAGAAACCATTCTTGGAGAAAAAGTAAAGAATATGATGGATCTACTGAATTACGTTGCCCTCCTAGAACTTTTACTGGTGATGACATTTTAAAGCAATTGGAAGAAATTCCTATTCATACCCCTGGTAAAGCACCAAGTAATTCTTCTAGAAAACGTAAGCGTGGAGAGAAAGAGCTGAATTGGTGTAAAAGAAGTGTTTTGTTTGAATTGTCATACTGGTCAAAGCTCTTGCTGCGTCACAATCTTGATGTGATGcatatagagaaaaatgtatgtgataacATTATTGGAACACTTTTAGACATTGAAGGTAAATCGAAAGACAATTTAAAAGCTCGTAAGGATTTGCAAAATCTTAATATTCGTGAAGAGCTTTGGCTGAAGAAGGACCCTTCTAATAACAAGCTTGAAAAACCTTATGCTAGTTACACTTTGACGAGAGAAGAATGCAAAGATTTTTGTAAATTCATTCAAAGTGTTAGATTACCAGATGGATATGCTTCGAATATTAGTCGATGTGCAACAGATAATGACAAACTAAGAGGAATGAAAACTCATGATTGGCATGTTTTACTTCATAAGATATTACCAGCTGCATTACTTCCTTTTCTGACAGACAACATTCGTGGTACTTTGATTGAACTCTGCCAATTCTTTCAAAAAATTTGTGCAAAAACATTACAAATTTCTGACATAGAACAATTGAGAGATGGAATTGTAataattttgtgcaagttggaaaAGATATTCCCCCCATCATTTTTTACCAAAATGGTTCATCTCTGTGTTCACCTACCCGATCAAGTGTTATTAGGTGGTCCAGTTGCTTCGAGATGGATGTTTGGGACAGAACGCCATATGGATTTGTACAAGAAATATGTGAGAAACATGTCTCGGCCTGATGGTTCAATAGCGGAAGCTTTTGTTGTAGATGATGTTGTAACTTTCTTGTCAAGATATGTTTCTAACATAGAGACAAGATTCACAAGACCCGAGCGTAATTGGGATATACCTTCTCCAAATCATAAGTTAGATGTTTTCAACTCCAATGTTCGTCCATTTGGGGCATCTACTATCAAATTGCTTCAAAATTGGAGAAAAGTCGTTCAATGGTATATATTGAACAATTCTGTAGATGATATCCAAGATTTTATCGA TTGTTGGAAGAAAAAGGTCTTTCAGATTCAGAAGTTGCCTTATAGCACAAAGAACAATTTCCTTCTTGGTTTAAGAATAAA GTGTCTCAAATGTGAGTTCAAAAATCACCTCTTGCCAATGATGATTTGTACtatttatctcaaggtccacttGAACGGCACAACACCTACCAAAGTT TTGTCATTCGTTTTAGATCGGAAGGTGTTCTTATTTCGTTGTAAGTGGTATAACTCCAATCCAAAAGGTAGATCAATTGTTGTGGATCATAATTTGACTTCCATCAATACATCTACTGATTGGTATTCTAATGAACCATTTATCTTGGCAACTCAAGCACAACAAGTTTTCTATTTGCTTGATATGAAGCGTGGTTCAAATTGGCGGATTGTTCAAAAAGTAAATCATCGATCTATTTATGACATTCCTGAAATTATGGAAGAGGCAGTAAATAATGATGTGTTTCAAGAAGAAGAATCATTTCAATTTCCACCTTTTCAACCAACTGAGTATTTCATTGAAAGTTCATCTTTAGTTCGATTAGATGTTCCTTCTGTAACTCTTTCAGACCAACTTGTTGTTGATTTATTTTTAAACCAAAATCAAAATGTTGACAAGGATAGTGACTTAGATGAAGATTTTGATGAAGGAAATATATTCTGTAATAATGAAACATTTCTCTCAAGTGATGACACTAAAAGTTCTACAGAATCATAA
- the LOC133786153 gene encoding uncharacterized protein LOC133786153 — protein MALGRRTTRSTTQSQQVEPVIDLLAPPSQVVRTTRSSIENQQVEPVIDPPAPPTQVIRTTRSSLENQQVCHTTRSMALSQRPRTTTQSNVEREHPQGSTHPTVQGEQVNVTTHFDTEDDNQSSQVPYGQTSSFKPRGVTRGLTTTTIAKASSTGKLSVTFNAECRQPICTNAEKFNNEIGFNIRNHGTFHYKEWRMVPEDVRAPLRHYLLEHFDINLNDETTKKCIDEQMRKAWKGHKYKLHLYFK, from the exons ATGGCACTTGGTCGTCGCACCACTCGATCTACTACTCAAAGTCAACAAGTTGAACCAGTCATTGATCTTCTTGCTCCACCTTCACAAGTTGTTCGCACTACTCGGTCGAGTATAGAGAATCAACAAGTTGAACCAGTCATTGATCCTCCTGCTCCACCTACACAGGTAATTCGCACTACTCGGTCGAGTTTAGAGAATCAACAAGTTTGTCACACCACTCGATCTATGGCACTAAGTCAACGACCTAGAACCACCACACAATCTAATGTAGAGAGAGAACACCCTCAAGGCTCCACACACCCTACTGTACAGGGTGAACAAGTCAATGTGACGACCCATTTTGATACCGAAGATGATAATCAATCTTCCCAAGTTCCATATG GACAAACATCTTCCTTTAAGCCACGTGGAGTTACTCGCGGCTTGACAACTACAACTATAGCTAAGGCATCATCAACTGGAAAGTTGTCAGTGACTTTTAATGCGGAGTGTCGTCAACCAATTTGTACTAATGCTGAGAAATTTAATAATGAGATTGGATTCAATATTCGGAATCATGGTACATTTCATTATAAAGAGTGGAGAATGGTCCCTGAAGATGTGAGAGCTCCATTGCGACACTATCTTTTG gaACATTTTGACATCAACTTGAATGATGAGACAACTAAAAAATGCATTGATGAGCAAATGAGAAAAGCTTGGAAGGGTCATAAGTACAAGCTGCActtatatttcaaataa